The Stygiolobus azoricus genome window below encodes:
- a CDS encoding thioredoxin family protein produces the protein MSYDPIISQYSKFIKGLTIEQCKANEVVDKLTEGNNIIEKNNCDKPYVKVLKNNRLFFTYYGIPTANELWPFLNSLIRVANNAVQLDEKEKAEAVKVRGNIKLFVTPDCTKCPIAAELLYQIPIVNESVSLEIIDVTEYEELGKKYRVLNVPKIVLNENVEIPGGFPPHIILKMLVKGSEKQQSPSS, from the coding sequence ATGAGTTACGACCCAATTATCTCCCAGTACTCCAAGTTCATAAAAGGGCTTACCATTGAGCAATGTAAAGCGAACGAAGTAGTAGACAAGCTCACTGAAGGCAATAATATAATAGAAAAGAATAATTGTGATAAGCCTTACGTAAAAGTTTTAAAAAACAACAGACTCTTCTTTACTTACTACGGTATTCCCACAGCTAACGAGTTGTGGCCCTTTCTTAACTCACTAATCAGAGTTGCGAACAATGCAGTGCAGCTTGACGAAAAGGAAAAGGCAGAAGCGGTAAAAGTAAGGGGTAACATAAAGCTTTTCGTGACACCTGATTGTACAAAATGTCCTATAGCTGCTGAACTATTGTATCAGATACCTATAGTAAATGAAAGTGTCAGCTTAGAGATAATAGACGTTACGGAATATGAGGAATTGGGAAAAAAATACAGAGTGTTGAACGTCCCTAAGATTGTTCTTAACGAGAACGTGGAGATACCCGGTGGATTTCCTCCCCATATAATTCTTAAGATGTTGGTCAAGGGTAGTGAAAAACAGCAATCCCCATCTTCCTAG
- a CDS encoding dihydrolipoyl dehydrogenase family protein → MDFDVAIIGGGTAGYTAGVLLGRRGKRVVVIEKENIGGTCVNYGCVPSIFLSELSFLYSRLKEIGDYKGIIISVSLDGSTFFRKRDEIIEYLRSAGEGLIKSSGGEIIRGEAEILGKNELSVNGEKISARNIIIASGSKPNTPSIEGVENAISEDEAVRLDRVPSSMVVIGGGVAGTEIAQIFAKLGSSVTLLSRGKVLKEIEEETRHVLMNGLDFDGVNVVEGVTPKKIKDGKVITDKGEYEGEIIVYATGRMPSIPKGTQKIGIETTRNGIIVNRRLETSIKGIYAIGDVIDKENRVAHLAYMEAIVASLNILGSCEEMDYEGTPQVIYTDPQIGIVGDKRKVEKFVKFPYAANTRAIIRGFREGFSAIGIDKNGTVVYSEIVGDSAEELVNLLALAVRKRLTIRDLAFSIFAHPSLSEVVLNAARDEFDLDVDNYK, encoded by the coding sequence ATGGATTTTGATGTCGCGATAATAGGTGGTGGAACTGCAGGGTATACTGCCGGAGTACTGCTCGGGAGAAGGGGGAAAAGGGTAGTTGTAATAGAGAAGGAAAACATAGGAGGTACATGCGTAAATTACGGCTGTGTACCCAGTATTTTTTTATCTGAGTTATCTTTTTTATATTCTAGACTCAAGGAGATCGGAGATTATAAGGGAATTATTATTTCAGTGTCATTAGACGGATCCACTTTTTTCCGTAAGAGGGACGAAATCATAGAATACTTACGGAGCGCAGGAGAAGGACTAATCAAGTCTTCTGGTGGAGAGATTATAAGAGGAGAGGCGGAGATACTGGGTAAGAACGAGCTGAGTGTGAACGGTGAAAAAATATCGGCTCGTAATATAATTATCGCATCCGGTTCGAAACCTAATACTCCATCGATTGAGGGAGTTGAAAATGCCATAAGCGAGGACGAAGCCGTAAGATTAGATAGAGTCCCCTCCTCTATGGTTGTTATAGGAGGGGGCGTGGCAGGAACCGAGATAGCCCAAATATTTGCGAAACTTGGTTCTTCAGTAACACTATTATCTAGGGGTAAAGTCCTCAAGGAAATTGAAGAGGAAACAAGACACGTTTTAATGAACGGATTGGACTTTGACGGCGTTAACGTTGTAGAGGGTGTCACACCGAAGAAAATTAAGGACGGTAAAGTGATAACAGACAAAGGTGAATATGAAGGAGAGATAATAGTATACGCTACCGGAAGGATGCCGTCAATACCTAAGGGTACACAAAAAATAGGAATTGAGACTACGAGAAACGGGATTATTGTGAACAGAAGACTGGAGACCTCAATTAAAGGCATATACGCTATCGGTGACGTAATTGATAAGGAAAATAGGGTTGCCCACTTAGCATATATGGAAGCCATAGTAGCTTCCCTAAATATTCTGGGGTCTTGCGAGGAAATGGATTATGAGGGGACACCACAAGTAATTTACACTGATCCTCAAATAGGGATTGTAGGTGATAAAAGAAAGGTTGAAAAGTTCGTGAAATTCCCTTATGCTGCAAACACTAGAGCCATAATTAGAGGTTTTAGGGAGGGGTTCTCCGCCATAGGAATAGACAAGAACGGAACAGTAGTTTACTCAGAAATTGTAGGGGACTCTGCCGAGGAGTTAGTTAACTTGTTAGCATTAGCAGTTAGGAAGAGATTAACAATTAGGGACCTAGCTTTCTCGATATTTGCTCATCCATCCTTAAGTGAGGTCGTACTAAACGCAGCTAGGGACGAATTCGATTTGGACGTAGACAACTATAAGTGA
- a CDS encoding DsrE family protein: MSEEQKKKVLIVVTHGPEDLDRTYAPLFMASIAASMEYEAQVFFMIKGPLLLSKKWQEEERRKGGNPFIHFFDMAKDNGVKMYVCVQSLKDMCHMNESDVVDGVEIVGGSTLIDLLFDADRSLFF, translated from the coding sequence ATGAGCGAAGAACAAAAGAAAAAGGTATTAATAGTAGTAACACATGGTCCAGAAGACCTAGATAGGACGTATGCGCCACTTTTTATGGCGTCAATAGCAGCATCAATGGAATATGAAGCACAAGTCTTCTTTATGATAAAAGGACCACTATTATTAAGCAAGAAATGGCAAGAAGAAGAAAGGAGGAAAGGAGGAAACCCGTTCATACACTTCTTCGATATGGCTAAAGACAACGGTGTGAAGATGTACGTATGTGTCCAAAGCCTAAAGGACATGTGTCACATGAACGAAAGTGATGTAGTGGATGGAGTAGAAATAGTGGGTGGTTCGACACTAATAGACTTATTATTTGATGCTGACAGATCATTATTCTTCTGA
- a CDS encoding DsrE/DsrF/DrsH-like family protein, which translates to MGEQKKLSIIVFSGTIDKLMPVGILASGAAAAGYEVNLFFTFWGLTNITKQGLQNQPAPIDKNYEKFGPMMMQKMQEMKYPMWYQLIEQAKEVGEVKVYACSTTMEFFGIKREDLASFVDDVVGVATFLDRAEGGTVLFI; encoded by the coding sequence ATGGGAGAGCAGAAAAAACTCTCAATAATTGTCTTCTCAGGCACAATAGATAAGCTAATGCCCGTTGGTATTTTAGCATCTGGAGCAGCTGCAGCGGGATATGAAGTGAATCTATTCTTCACTTTCTGGGGATTAACAAATATAACTAAACAAGGTTTACAGAATCAACCAGCCCCTATTGACAAGAACTATGAAAAGTTCGGTCCGATGATGATGCAAAAAATGCAAGAAATGAAGTACCCAATGTGGTATCAACTAATTGAACAAGCAAAAGAGGTAGGAGAAGTCAAAGTATACGCTTGTAGCACCACCATGGAGTTCTTCGGAATAAAGAGGGAAGACCTAGCTAGCTTTGTTGACGATGTTGTAGGTGTTGCAACTTTCCTAGATAGAGCAGAAGGAGGAACTGTATTATTCATTTAA
- a CDS encoding sulfurtransferase TusA family protein encodes MTEVKIAKTLDARGMYCPGPVMETAKAIKQIQVGEVLEVLATDPAAKPDIEAWARRTGQQILDVQQQGGVTRILIKRVK; translated from the coding sequence ATGACAGAAGTTAAAATAGCCAAAACCTTAGACGCAAGGGGAATGTATTGTCCCGGTCCAGTAATGGAAACGGCTAAAGCTATAAAGCAAATTCAAGTTGGAGAAGTGCTTGAGGTCTTAGCTACAGACCCCGCAGCCAAACCAGACATTGAAGCGTGGGCTAGGAGGACGGGGCAACAAATATTAGACGTGCAACAGCAAGGTGGAGTAACTAGAATTCTAATTAAGAGAGTAAAGTAA
- a CDS encoding 4Fe-4S dicluster domain-containing protein, whose amino-acid sequence MSKVIPLPDDPRVMDMAYTDQAIEPEEMRNFHSLLSEEEAELAKKFWEAVKSDFRFNEYLRGCLNCGVCTSGCPAAKFYDFGPREMIQYMMRDAVDKIWEFTNKKVWACVQCYTCSMRCPFNNEIAGLIMLLREYAVQFGLPSAKEILAPYRRVLYTVITTGNQVTPNMIQPDAFPDWGPQAVEESKNMDVYRKAVPVDLMQRTDIGWQSSLQTAVELMTIFIESGVMDSIKKVDEDLYEMIMDIYEERKQQLEEIREKWEKGELNEDELPDNWMDL is encoded by the coding sequence ATGTCTAAAGTTATACCACTACCAGATGATCCAAGAGTAATGGATATGGCTTACACAGATCAAGCAATTGAACCTGAAGAGATGAGGAATTTCCATAGCTTATTATCTGAAGAAGAGGCTGAACTTGCAAAGAAATTCTGGGAAGCCGTAAAATCAGATTTTAGATTTAACGAGTATTTGAGGGGATGCTTAAACTGCGGCGTATGTACTTCTGGATGCCCGGCTGCAAAATTCTATGATTTTGGACCTAGAGAAATGATACAGTATATGATGAGAGATGCAGTTGATAAGATATGGGAATTTACCAACAAGAAAGTATGGGCGTGCGTTCAATGCTATACTTGTTCTATGAGATGTCCATTTAATAACGAAATAGCTGGATTAATAATGCTTCTAAGGGAATATGCAGTCCAATTTGGACTTCCATCCGCAAAAGAAATATTAGCCCCATATAGAAGAGTCTTATACACTGTAATCACGACAGGTAACCAAGTAACTCCAAATATGATTCAACCTGATGCGTTCCCAGATTGGGGTCCACAAGCGGTCGAAGAGTCAAAGAATATGGATGTGTATAGAAAGGCAGTTCCAGTCGATCTAATGCAGAGGACTGATATAGGTTGGCAATCTTCTTTACAAACTGCGGTTGAATTAATGACAATTTTCATTGAATCAGGTGTGATGGATTCAATAAAGAAGGTGGATGAAGATCTATACGAAATGATCATGGACATATATGAAGAGAGGAAACAACAACTAGAGGAAATAAGAGAAAAATGGGAAAAAGGAGAATTAAACGAAGATGAATTGCCTGACAACTGGATGGACTTATAA